A segment of the Salmo trutta chromosome 3, fSalTru1.1, whole genome shotgun sequence genome:
tcctcctcctctcaccccatccattccctcccctctcttcctctctccccctccacaggAGGAAAGCAGAAGCTGGGTCCTGCGTTTGGAGGCGtgtgggaggaaggaggaggagcagcCGGGGAAGTAGCGGGGGGAGGTTGGAAGGAGGCACGCCAGATGTACCTCATCCAGGTccctggggaggaggaggaggaggaggaagaaggagaacTATTGGAGGAGGGCTGTATTtcgggagagggggaggagacagacaTCAAAGAGGAGGTGAGGGAGACAAGGAGTGCTAAGGAGTCTGAATGTGGCACACACAGCGTCAGTGTGTCAGAGACGACTAGTTTACAAAAATAACAGTGTGTATCATCTGTGTGGTGCGACTGTGAATATGGTTAAACTGCTGTTTTCTGAGTCACTgagacacactgcagcaggggTCTGGTAGATGGCGTGGATGGTGGAAAGCCACTGATTTGATATTCAACTGCAGAAGTAGCTCAAGCGCTTGTTTAGTAGGGCAGTCAATGTTAAGTGCGGAGCGTTGTAGACCCTATACATGAATATCATTTTGGGCGCGGACACAGTTTGTATTCTACATGACTGAGATCATGCAGATGCGTCTATGCAATGTACAAATGACCTTTATTGTGTCTCAAACTGTTTAAACTTTGCACTTTTAAAGCAAATGCCCCGTGTAAAAAAGGACCCTTGTTCTTTGTGGCACTTGTGAAAGTGCACTTTGCATGCACAGAAATACTGGGTGTGGTAGTGCACTCTGCATTGCATTATTGTGTAGTCTATGGGGCTGTACTGGTGGGTAATGTAGTTATTTTTGCTCTGTCTGTAGTCCGGTGACATGGTGGATGGGGGTTACCAGCCTGCGTCTCTGCGGCTGATCAAGGAAGCCCTGAAGATGGACCCACCCAACCAGAACTGCCATGGATCCAGAACCCACAGCGAAGGTACTGACTCCAGCTGAAAGCTCAGAACAAAAAACACGATGACCACACCTCCTGGATTGTGATAACCCCAATGTGAACACAGTGAAGTTTTCTTAAGTGTCTGCAGTACAATGTGTTTGCATACACCCTCATAGTACTGCTCCTCTAACAGactctcactctccttctctcggCCCAGTAGGAGACATGGAGCTCAGCCCTGTGGCCCTGAAGCGGCCCCCAGCCGTGAGGCctgaagagggggatgaggaggagtgGGACGTGGGATCCCCTCCAACGGAGGTGTCAGAGGGGGCGCTGAGCGTGGTGGACCTGAGTGGGCTGGAGACGGCCCTGAGGGCAGAGAGGGGGCGCGAGCAGGCAGCCCTGAAGATCCCCCCCACAGCAGGCTCCAACCATGGCTCCAGGACCCCTGACCCGGAAGTAGTGGCTGACAGTGAGTTCAGCCTGGGCCAGAAGTACATTGGTCTGGATGGGCTGGAACAGGAGGGGGAGCTGGAGAGTCCCACAGCCTCTGAGAGGGACTATGGTGATGCCCTGCAGGTTCATGGTGCCCGTCTGAAGGAATTACAGGGGTCACTGCCAGTGGGGGCTGGAGCGGAACTGCAGCCACGCTGGCCCAAGAGGCTGAGGGACGGTGAGGGGATGGGGGAGCAGGGAGGCTCAGATGAGGGCCTACATCACCTGTCTGCTCCGGGTAGCGTGGATGACAGTGgtgaggaggagacaggggaccTAATGCATTTCTGCATGCAGTGCGGCGGGGGCTTCGCCAACGAGGCTGAGCTGGAAGAGCACCCTTGCCCCCTGGGGGACGCCCACCTACAGGAAGGAGGGACGGAGAACACCCTGTTCCCCTGCGCCTCGTGCGGCCACGCCTTCAGCCATGCCTGGGCCCTGAAGAAccacgagtgtgtgtgtgcggccgAACGGCCCCACCGCTGCGAGCTCTGTGGGAAGGGCTTCACCCACTCTCGCTCGCTGGAGAGGCACCAGGTGGTTCACACTGGAGAGAGGCAGCACTGCTGCCAGCAGTGTGGGAGGAGCTTCAGTCGCCTAGGCAACCTGGAGAGGCACCAGCGGATCCACACAGGCGAGCGTCCGTACGGGTGCGAGGCGTGCGGGAAGCGCTTCAGCAGGGTAGAGTACCTGAAAAGACACCAGCTGATCCACAGTGGAGACAGAGACAAGGCCGGCAGCGCTCACCagtgctcccagtgtggaaagagcttCAGCGAACCAGAGCAGTTAAAAAACCACGAGTGCTTTTCATAACATTTTATACGTTTTGATAATTGAGATTTACCATGATTTCTTTGGAGAGGGAAAATTGAAATTGCTGACTAAGGTAGAAGTTGCTCCCTAATCAGAGAGAATATTATTTTACCCTAGCCTCAATCCCAAAGTTGACCATTAGAAATCTGTAAAGCTCTGACCTTGTATCAGTTGTTGGGGACACATTCTACCTACTCCAAAAAAGAGGAACAAAGACAGTGGTGGTCATCCAGAGACTGGTTGAA
Coding sequences within it:
- the LOC115171697 gene encoding zinc finger and SCAN domain-containing protein 22 isoform X2, which codes for MADSVETFQTHLTSVMDSLIRASVCEITKLFQDTVNDYLVEISLNRNEMEALKLRLRLTENKLRNERKYGMGWAENRRNAGLIGSEDGGRKKRKIEVPRGKQKLGPAFGGVWEEGGGAAGEVAGGGWKEARQMYLIQVPGEEEEEEEEGELLEEGCISGEGEETDIKEESGDMVDGGYQPASLRLIKEALKMDPPNQNCHGSRTHSEGDMELSPVALKRPPAVRPEEGDEEEWDVGSPPTEVSEGALSVVDLSGLETALRAERGREQAALKIPPTAGSNHGSRTPDPEVVADSEFSLGQKYIGLDGLEQEGELESPTASERDYGDALQVHGARLKELQGSLPVGAGAELQPRWPKRLRDGEGMGEQGGSDEGLHHLSAPGSVDDSGEEETGDLMHFCMQCGGGFANEAELEEHPCPLGDAHLQEGGTENTLFPCASCGHAFSHAWALKNHECVCAAERPHRCELCGKGFTHSRSLERHQVVHTGERQHCCQQCGRSFSRLGNLERHQRIHTGERPYGCEACGKRFSRVEYLKRHQLIHSGDRDKAGSAHQCSQCGKSFSEPEQLKNHECFS
- the LOC115171697 gene encoding zinc finger and SCAN domain-containing protein 22 isoform X1 — translated: MADSVETFQTHLTSVMDSLIRASVCEITKLFQDTVNDYLVEISLNRNEMEALKLRLRLTENKLRNERKYGMGWAENRRNAGLIGSEDGGRKKRKIEVPRGKQKLGPAFGGVWEEGGGAAGEVAGGGWKEARQMYLIQVPGEEEEEEEEGELLEEGCISGEGEETDIKEESGDMVDGGYQPASLRLIKEALKMDPPNQNCHGSRTHSEVGDMELSPVALKRPPAVRPEEGDEEEWDVGSPPTEVSEGALSVVDLSGLETALRAERGREQAALKIPPTAGSNHGSRTPDPEVVADSEFSLGQKYIGLDGLEQEGELESPTASERDYGDALQVHGARLKELQGSLPVGAGAELQPRWPKRLRDGEGMGEQGGSDEGLHHLSAPGSVDDSGEEETGDLMHFCMQCGGGFANEAELEEHPCPLGDAHLQEGGTENTLFPCASCGHAFSHAWALKNHECVCAAERPHRCELCGKGFTHSRSLERHQVVHTGERQHCCQQCGRSFSRLGNLERHQRIHTGERPYGCEACGKRFSRVEYLKRHQLIHSGDRDKAGSAHQCSQCGKSFSEPEQLKNHECFS